Part of the Geobacter pickeringii genome, CGGGTCCACGACGTCAAGGCGATGCGTGACGTTGCGGACATGGCCCATGCCATTGCGTATCCCGCCGACTGACCGTTCCTGCCGGTTCGCCGGACGGGAAGCGGGGGTATGATTCTTCCTGTCCGGTGGCAATGATGCCCGATTCCCTTCAATTATTCGAATGGCGTGACCTCGTCGACATCGCCGTTGTCGCGTTCATCATCTATCGGCTCATTCTGCTCCTCAAGGGCGGAGTGGCGGTCCGCCTGCTTTTCGTCCTGGCGTCCCTCGCTCTTCTCCTGTCGTTTTCCCGCCTTGCCGGTCTTGAGACCTTTCAGTGGCTGCTCGATTCGTTTTTCGGTTCGCTCGTCCTCATCCTGGTCCTCGTGTTCCAGAGCGATATCCGCCGCTCTCTCGTGACGCTGGGGCGGTCGCGGCCAGCACGGGGAGTCGACCAGGATGAGGCCTCGGAGGTCCTTGACGAACTGGTGGGCGCCATGACCGACCTCTCCTCCCGTCGCCACGGCGCCCTGGTCATCGTGGAACGGGAAATGGGGCTCATGCCCTACGTTCAGACCGGTACCGAGATCGACGCCAAGATTACGAGCGAGATCCTCACCTCCATCTTTCTTCCCTATTCGCCGATTCACGACGGAGCGGTGATCGTACGCAAGGGGAAGCTGACCAGGGCTGGCTGCTTCCTCCCCCTTTCGCAGAACCCGAACATCAGCAAGTCCCTGGGGACTCGCCACCGGGCGGCACTTGGCCTGACCGAGCTGACCGATGCGGTGGCGCTGGTAGTCTCCGAAGAAACCGGAATGATGTCGGTCTCGTCGGGGGGGAAACTGACTCCCGTGGCGGACGCCGGGGCGCTGCGCAAACTCCTGAGACGACTTCTCGAGCGGCGGTGGCTGACATGAAGTGGGCCGATCTGACACGACACGCCGAGATCAAGCTCCTCTCTCTCGTCCTTGCCGGTACGCTCTGGATCTCCGTGGCGGGAAACCGCACGGCTGAAATGACGCTCACCGTTCCTCTGTCAGCCCGGGCTCTTCCTGCCGGTCTTGCCGTTGCCCGGATGGAGCACGACGGTCTCCAGGTGACCCTCTCGGGTCCGAAAATTCTTTTGTTGAAGCTCCGGGGTGAAAAGATTATCATGCCGCTCGACATGGGGGGGCTCAAAGAGGGGCGTGTGCTTTTCGCTGGCTTCGACCGGTCGCTTCCTCTCCCGCGCGAGGTGCGGGTGACCCGCGTTTACCCCGCTTCGGTCGAAGTGTTGCTCGTCCGGAGTCCCGCCGAAAAAAATCCCTGATGAATATCACGCAGGAGTATCTATGAAAAAGCTCTTCGGCACCGATGGTGTCCGCGGCGTCGCCAACGTTTACCCGATGACTACCGAGATGGCCATGCAGATCGGCCGGGCCGCCGCCTATCTCTTCAAGAACGGCAACCGGCGGCATCGCATCGTGATCGGAAAGGATACCCGTCTTTCGGGCTATATGCTTGAAAATGCGCTGGTTGCCGGAATCTGCTCCATGGGGGTCGATGTGTTGCTGGTGGGCCCCCTTCCGACCCCCGGCATCGCCAACATTACCTCGTCCATGCGGGCCGACGCAGGGGTTGTGATCTCCGCTTCCCACAATCCGTTCCAGGACAATGGGATCAAGTTCTTCTCCCGCGACGGCTTCAAGCTTCCCGACGAGATCGAGCTGAAGATCGAGGATCTCATCTTTTCCAAAAAGATCGATTCGCTGCGTCCCATCGCGACCGAGGTCGGAAAGGCGTACCGGATCGATGACGCCGTGGGTCGCTATGTCGTTTTCCTGAAGAACACCTTCCCGAAGGAACTCGACCTCACCGGCATGAAGATCGTCCTCGATTGCGCCAACGGCGCGGCGTACAAGGTTGCGCCGGCGGTTCTGGAAGAGCTTGGCGCGGAGGTGATCCCCTACGGCGTGAAGCCCAACGGCTCCAATATCAATGCCGGCTGCGGCTCGCTCCATCCCGAGGTCATCAGCGAAGCGGTGAAGGGGCACCGGGCCGATCTGGGGATCGCCCTCGACGGTGATGCCGACCGGGTGATCTTCGTTGATGAGTTCGGCAACGAGGTGGATGGCGACCACATCATGGCCATCTGTGCCACCGATATGCTGAAGAATAAGACACTGCACAAGAATACCCTCGTGGCGACGGTCATGAGCAACATGGGACTCGACATCGCCGTGAAGCGGGGCGGGGGGAAGGTGGTCAAAACGGCCGTCGGCGACCGCTATGTGGTGGAGGAGATGCTGAAGGAGGGGTATAATCTCGGGGGAGAGCAGTCCGGCCACATGATCTTCCTCGATCACAACACCACCGGCGACGGCATGCTCTCGGCACTCCAGGTCCTCGCCATCATGCGCCGGACCGGAAGGACCCTTTCGGAGCTGGCCGAGGTCATGATCCCGCTGCCGCAGGTCCTGGTGAATGTCCGGGTTGCGGAGAAGAAGGACATCAGGACGATCCCGGAGGTCGCCTCCCTCATCGGGGACATTGAGGGGAAACTCGGGGATGAGGGGAGGATCCTCATCCGCTATTCGGGGACCGAACCGCTCCTGCGGATCATGCTCGAGGGGCAGGACAAGTATCATATCACCGGCTGGGCGAAGGAGATCGCCGATCTGGTGGAGCAGAAGATCGGAGGAAAGTAAGTGGCAAAGCTTGGGGTGAACATCGATCACGTGGCAACGATCCGTCAGGCGCGGGGAGGAGCCGAGCCCGATCCCGTCGCTGCGGCCGCACTGGCTGAGATGGCCGGTGCCGACGGCATAACCGTCCACCTGCGCGAAGACCGGCGGCATATCCAGGACCGGGACCTGAAGCTGTTGCGCCAGACCGTGAAGACCAGGCTCAACCTGGAGATGGCGGCTACCGAGGAGATGGTGGGGATCGCCCTGACGCTCAAACCCGACATGTGCACCCTCGTCCCGGAGAAGAGACAGGAGCTGACCACCGAAGGGGGGCTCGACGTCCGGCTGAACATGTCAGGGCTCGCGGAAGCCGTCGGCAGGCTGCAGGATGGCGGCATCGTCGTTAGCCTCTTCATCGATCCCGATCCCGATCAGGTGAAGGCCGCCAGCAAGATCGGCGCCGACTATATCGAAATCCATACCGGCACCTTTGCCGAGGCGCGGGACTGGAAGAGCGAGCGTGCCGAACTGGAGCGGATCGAGAACGCCATCAAGCTCGGCACCAAGCTCGGCCTGGGGATCAACGCCGGCCATGGCCTCAACTACAGCAACATTCGGAAGGTTGCGGCCCTGGGCGGCATCGAGGAGTTCAATATCGGCCATTCGATCATCTCCCGCGCGGTTTTTGCCGGACTCGACCGCGCGGTGCGGGACATGGTCGATCTCGTGAAGTACGCGTAGGCGCAACGTGATCTTCGGTACGGGGGTGGACATCGTTGACATCACCCGCTTCGAGCGTCTGCTCGGAGAGGGGAACGAGCGGCTCTTCGGGCGGCTCTTCACGGAGCACGAACGCGAATACTGCGCCGGCAAGGCGCGGAGTGCCCAGCACTATGCGCTCCGGTTTGCGGCCAAGGAGGCGTTCCTCAAGGCCTGCGGCCTCGGTTTGCGGGAAGGGATGACCTGGCACGATGTGGAGGTGGTGAGCGACCGCCTCGGCAAGCCCGAACTGCGGCTCCACGGCAGGGCGCTCGCAATTTTCACGGATCTCGAACTGGCAAAGACGTTCGTCGCCCTTTCGCACGACGGCAACTTTGCCGTGGCGATGGTGGTCCTGGAGCGCTCATGAAGGTGGTTACCGGCGAAGTCATGCAGGAGATGGACCGGCGTACCATTCGGGAATACGGGGTGCCGGGGCTCGTCCTGATGGAAAACGCCGGCCGGGGGTGTGCCGATGCCATCAAGGCGACCTTCGGCCTGCAGGGGCCGGGGAAGATCCTCGTGGTGGCGGGGAAGGGGAACAACGGAGGAGACGGCTATGTGATCGCGCGCCTTCTGCGGGAGGAGGGGTGGCTGGTCAAGACGATCGTCCTGGCCGAGCGGGACGAGATTACCGGTGACGCTCGGGCAAATCTGGATCGACTCGCTCCCGCTGCGGTTGTTTTCTCTCCCGCTCCTTCGGGGCTCGCTCCCTGGCACACCGACCTGGAACAGGCGACCGTCGTCGTCGACGCCCTGTTGGGGACGGGATTGCGCAGCGAGGTGCAGGGTGTCTACGCCGAAGCCATTTCCCTGATGAACGGGTGCGGGAAACCGGTGGTGGCGGTCGATATCCCCTCGGGCATCGATGCGGCGACGGGCACGGTGCTCGGGGTGGCGGTGAAGGCCGCTCTTACCGTGACGTTCGCCTTGGCAAAGCGCGGCCACGTCCTTTTCCCGGGGGTCGATCATTGCGGCATCCTCAGGGTCGTCGATATCGGGATTCCCGGAGAGCTGGCCGAAGGGGCGCCGGGGATCGAGTACGTCGACCGTCGGGCGGCACGACTGCTTGTCCATCGGCGTGAGCGCAATGCCCACAAGGGGAGTTTCGGACACTGTCTCATCATCGCCGGCTCCACGGGGAAGAGCGGTGCAGCGGCCATGGCGGCGAACAGCGCGGTGCGAAGCGGTGCGGGACTCGTGACGCTGGCGGCACCCGCGGCGCTGAATACGGTCCTGGAAATCAAGACCACCGAGGCGATGACGTTTCCCCTCGACGACGGGGGACGAGGACTGCTCGATGAAACGGTTCTCCCTCTGGTGATGCAGGCTGCGGCGGGGAAGGGCTCCGTAGCCATCGGCCCCGGACTCTCGTGGGCCCCGGAGACCGCCTGCCTGGTCCGGCAGCTCGTCTCCGAGATTGAGGCCCCCCTCGTGGTCGATGCCGACGGCCTGAATGCCCTTTCGGAGCAGATTGATGTGCTGAAGGGCAAGCGATCACCGGTCGTCGTGCTCACGCCGCACCCGGGGGAGATGGCCCGGCTGGCGGGACTATCCACGGTTGAGGTGGAAGCGAACCGCCTGGGTGTGGCCCGGGAATTTGCCGCGCGATACGGCGTTTACCTTCTCCTCAAGGGAGCGCGGACGGTAGTGGCCGCCCCCGACGGCAGGATTGCGATCAACGGCAGTGGCAACCCGGGAATGGCATCGGGGGGGATGGGGGATGTCCTGACCGGCGTCCTTTCGGCGCTCCTGGGGCAAGGGTACGAGGCGTTCGACGCCTGTTGCCTGGGAGTATTCATACACGGACATGCGGCCGATATCGTTGCCGCGGAGAAGGGGGAGATCGGCATGTCGGCAGTCGATGTGCAGGAGCATCTCCCCTGGGCATTCAACAACCTCATAATGCAGACGGGAGAATGACCATGCTGAAGGTTCGGGACATAATGACGACGGAGGTCGTCACCGTGAGGCTGGAAACCGGCATCAGGGAATTGGCGGAGATCTTCACCACCCGCCGCATCGGCAGCGTGCCGGTGGTGGACGGAGCGGGGAACCTGGTCGGAATCGTTACCGAGTCCGACCTGATCGAGCAGGATCGCAATCTTCATATTCCGACGGTTGTTTCCCTGTTCGACTGGGTTTTCTACGTCGAGAGCGAGAAGAAATTCGAGAAGGAGCTGCTGAAGATGACCGGCCAGACGGTGGCGGACATCTACACCGGTACGGCCGAAACGGTAACGCCCGAGACGTCGGTTTCGGACGTCGCCGACATCATGAGCACCAAGAAGGTTCACACCCTGCCGGTGGTCGAGGGGACGAAACTCGTCGGCATCGTGTCGCGCATCGATCTCATCAAGACCATGGTGAAGTAAGGTTCGTGATTACCATTATTTCGCGCAGTGTCGATGAGACGGTCCGCCTCGGCGAATGTCTCGGGGGGGTGCTGACCGTTGGAAGCTTCGTTTCCCTTTCGGGAGAGCTCGGCAGCGGCAAGACCCATTTTGCCCGGGGGGTGGCGTCGGGGCTTGGCGTCGAGGCGACCGTTCCCGTCACCAGCCCCACCTTTACCTTGTTGAACGAGTACCCGGGGAGAATTCCTCTGTATCATTTCGACCTCTATCGCCTCGGTGGGGGGAGTGATGCGGTAGAACTCGGTTTTGACGAATACTTCCACGGGAGAGGCGCCTGTCTTGTCGAGTGGGCCGAGCGCCTTGGCGAAGAGCTTCCCGGGGAACGGTTGGATGTCGCCCTTTCTTACGTGGATGAAGCTACCCGCAGGCTCGAGTTCGTTCCCCACGGCCCGAACTATGAGGCATTATTAAAAAAATGTTTTGACCGGCGTATTGATTCCTGATATTAAGGGACGATGCGCCGGGCTGTATACGGGTAGATGCCTGTCCGCACTGAACATGGCAAAGGAGGAACTGTAGATGGCTCTGGTGGTCCAAAAATATGGCGGCACCTCGATGGGGTCGGTTGAACGTATCCGCAACGTTGCGAAGCGGGTCGCCAAAACATACGATGCCGGCAACGACATGGTGGTCGTCGTCTCCGCGATGTCCGGTGAAACCAACAAGCTTGTTGCCCTGGCCAACGATATCTGTGAATTCCCGGATAACCGCGAATACGATGTCCTGGTCGCCTCGGGTGAGCAGGTCTCCATTGCTCTCCTGGCCATGTGCCTCAAGTCGATGGGGTACAAGGCGAAATCGTACCATGGGTGGCAGGTCCCGGTGATCACCGACAGCGCCTTCAGCAAGGCCCGCATCGAAGAGATTCCCGACACGAAGATCCGTGCCGACCTGAAGGACGGAACGATTGTCGTCGTTGCCGGCTTCCAGGGCATTGACCGCGACGGTAACGTCACCACGCTGGGCCGCGGCGGATCGGACACCTCTGCGGTGGCTCTGGCTGCCGCCATGAAGGCCGATGTCTGCGAAATCTTCACCGATGTCGACGGTGTCTATACCACCGATCCGAACATCTGCCAGGATGCCCGGAAGATCGAGAAAGTCTCTTACGACGAGATGCTCGAATTGGCGAGCCTTGGCGCCAAGGTGCTCCAGATCCGTTCCGTCGAATTTGCCAAAAAATATAATGTGGACGTGCACGTGCGTTCCAGTTTTAATGATAATCCAGGAACAATGGTTACCAAGGAGGATAAGGATATGGAAGCTGTTCTCGTTTCAGGGATTGCCTACGACAAGAATGAGGCGAAGATCGCTGTCATGGGGGTTCCGGACAAGCCGGGAATCGCCGCCAAGATCCTGTCGCCTCTTTCCGATGCCAATATTTCGGTTGACATGATCGTCCAGAACGCGAGTGAAGGAGGGATGACCGACTTCACCTTCACGGTCACGAAGGCGGATTTCAAGAAGGCGCTCGCCATCACCAAGGAAGTGGCGACGGAGATCAGTGCGAAGGAAGTCGCCGAAGACGAGAATATTTCCAAAATCTCCGTCGTCGGCGTGGGGATGCGCAGTCACGCCGGTGTGGCGACCAAGATGTTCCAGACTCTCGCCAGGGAGGGGATCAATATTCAGATGATCTCCACTTCCGAGATCAAGGTGTCTGTCATCGTGGATGCCAAATACACGGAGCTGGCGGTCCGGGTCCTTCACGACGCCTTCGGACTCTCCGGCAAGTAACTGCCACGGCAAAGAAACGTTTTGCGGATAGCGTCTAGTGTCCGGTGGCCCATCGCGATGCTAAACGCTATTCGCGTATCTAATCTCATACATGCAAGGGTGGACCAATGAGTCTCGTGAAACTGTATGACACCACGCTCCGCGACGGCACACAGGCGGAGGACATCTCGTTTCTCGTTGAAGATAAACTTCGTATTGCCCACAGGCTCGACGAGCTCGGCATTCACTACATCGAGGGGGGGTGGCCCGGAAGCAACCCCAAGGATGTGGCTTTCTTCAAAGACATTAAGAAGGAAAAGCTTTCGCAGGCAAAAATTGCTGCGTTTGGTTCCACTCGCCGGGCGAAGATTACGCCTGACAAGGACCACAATCTGAAAACGCTCGTCCAGGCCGAGCCGGACGTCTGCACCATCTTCGGCAAGACATGGGATTTCCATGTCCGCGAGGCCCTGCGGATATCACTCGAAGAGAACGTGGAGCTGATCTTCGATTCTCTGGAGTTTCTCAAGTCCCGGGTTCCCGAAGTATTCTACGACGCCGAGCATTTCTTCGACGGCTACAAGGCCAATCCCGAATATGCCATCAAGACCCTCAAGGCGGCACAGGACGCCAAGGCGGATTGTATCGTTCTGTGCGATACCAACGGCGGGACCATGCCGTTTGAGCTTGTCGATATCATCAAGGAAGTTCGCAAGCATATTTCGACGCCGCTGGGGATCCATACCCACAACGATTCCGACTGCGCCGTCGCCAATTCGCTCCATGCAGTCGACCAGGGGATCGTGCAGATTCAGGGAACCATCAACGGTTTCGGTGAGCGTTGTGGCAATGCCAATCTCTGCTCCATAATTCCGGCTCTCAGACTGAAGATGCAGAAAGAGTGCGTTAGCGACGAGCAACTCAAGAAACTCCGCGCTCTCTCACGGTTCGTCTACGAACTCGCGAACATCTCTCCCAACAAGCACCAGCCCTACGTCGGGAACTCCGCTTTTGCCCACAAGGGGGGAGTGCACGTGAGTGCGATCCAGCGTCATCCCGAGACGTACGAGCATCTGCGTCCCGAGCTCGTCGGCAACATGACGAGAGTGCTGATCTCCGACCTGTCCGGCCGTTCCAATATTCTTGCCAAGGCCGAAGAGTTCCAGATCAACATGGACAGCAAGGATCCGGTAACCCTCGAGATCCTCGACAACATCAAGGAGATGGAAAACCGCGGTTACCAGTTCGAAGGAGCGGAGGCCTCCTTCGAGCTCCTCATGAAGCGCGCCCTTGGTACCCATCGGAAATTCTTTTCAATCATCGGCTTCCGTTGTATCGACGAGAAGCGTCACGAGGACCAGAAGCCCCTTTCCGAAGCGACGGTCATGGTAAAGGTGGGCGGCAAGATCGAGCATACCGCCGCGGAGGGGAATGGGCCGGTCAATGCACTCGACAATGCTCTGCGCAAGGCCCTCGAGAAATTCTATCCGAAGCTCAAGGAAGTGAAACTCCTCGATTACAAAGTGCGGGTTCTTCCCGCCGGTCAGGGGACCGCATCGTCGATCCGAGTCCTTATCGAGTCGGGGGACAAGGAGAGTCGGTGGGGGACCGTCGGTGTCTCTGAAAATATCGTCGACGCTTCTTATCAGGCGCTTATCGATAGCATCGAGTACAAGCTTCACAAAAGCGAGGAAACGGAGAACGTCAAAAAGTGATCGAGCGGGGTCGGCGGCTTGCACTGTTCTTGCTGGCCGCCCTGATCGCTCTTCCCTTTGTATTTCGAGGCCACGGACAACCTTCTTCAAGGGTGCTCTCCGTGGCCTCGTTCCATTTCGGCGACCACTCCCGCAAGGTGTGTGTGAAGCTGGAGGGAATCCCGGGAGCGAGTGGCATTTATCATCTCTCGCCAGGCGTTTCGTCCGAGACCGTCATTATTATGGCGGTCGGTAGGGTCCCAACGGAACTGCAAGGGAAGCCCGTGCTTCACCAACGTCTGAAAAATGGTGATCTGGTCGCAATAAAGAATGAAAAGGGGGAACCTGTTGAAATAACACTGAAAAGCATCTCAGTGGGAGAACGAATGGTTCTCGGAATTCCCCTTGACCCGACCACGATGACCGAATCTGAGTGGGAGCTGCTTCCCGGTATCGGTCCGACTCTTGCCAAGCGGATTGTGGAGTACCGTCAACAGAATGGCGGTTTTCATGCCTGGCAGGAGCTTGAGCAGGTACCCGGAATTGGTCCTGCAACACTGGAGAAATTACGGGGCTACTTTTGATTCCCTGTAACATGTGTAAATTAAAAAGTTTTTTGCTGTAAGGGGGTAATGGTTAGTTCCGGTACATGATTATTTTCAGAGTTTGGCACATATGGTGAAATCATCCTGAGCACTCACTTTAGTAAACTACACGGATGGGAGGATGCCATATGAAATGTCCGAAATGCAGGGGTAGAATGTTTGCCGAGAAGTTTTATGATTTTGTGAGATCCTTCGACGCATGGAAGTGCACTTGCTGCGGAGAAGTTATTGATCCCACTATTCTGGCGAACAGGGCAAGGAATTACAATCTGTTCCTCGGCTAGGCCTGAGACGACATAGATTAAAAAAAGGGGAGAGTTCCGGCTTTCCCCTCTTTTTTTGTCCGCAAAAAAGTCAATGTGGTCATCTTGCAGAGATGCGTCGTTGGCATTAGAGTACTCACGTACCGTTTGTGAGGATAATGTGTTTCATCGAGTGTCCGGGAGGGGCGATGGCCGGGGAAAGCCTTGTTCAGAATACGGAGCGTTTCACTGACGAACTGCTCAACTGGGTACGAGGGCGCGGCAAGATACTTATTGTGGTGCATGATAACCCTGATCCCGACTGTCTTGCATCGGCAATGGCCCTTCGGCATCTCTTTGTGATGAAGCTCAACCGTGACGCGACCATTGCATTTTCGGGCATGATTGGGCGAAGCGAAAATCTCGCGATGGCAAAGGAACTCCAGATTCCCCTCGCTCCGATGGGGTTGCTTGATTTTCGTGAGTTTTCCGTTGTCTGTATGCTCGACACTCAGCCGGGAACAGGGAATAATTCACTCCCTGCGGATGTCAAGGTTGACATCCTTATCGATCACCATCCGAGCCGGGAGGCAAGCAGGTCATGTCGCTGGGTCGACATCCGGGACGATTACGGGGTTACGGCGACGATTCTCTACGAATACCTCAGTGCCCAGAAGGTCCCCATCAGCACCAAGCTCGCAACGGCATTGTTCTATGCGATCAAATCCGAGACCCAGGACTTGGGGAGGGAGGCAAACAGGCCTGATCGCGATGCGTATCTGCGACTTTTTGCAATCGCCAACAAAAAGCTTCTTTACGAGATAACTCACCCCAAACTGCCAGTTGAATACTTCCTCACCATTAACAGAGCCATCGAGAACACCTCGATTTACGACCGCCTCCTCATCACGAATCTTGGTAATCTCTGTTTCCCTGAAATCGTGGCGGAAATGGCCGATTATTTTCTCCGACTGGAAGGAATCGAGACGGTGCTGGCGATGGGGCACTATGCTGGCGAGATGATCCTTTCAGTGCGAACGGTCCGCCACGATCTCAATGCCGGTGTGCTCATCAGAAAGCTCGTCGAAGGGCGTGGCCTCGCCGGTGGTCATGGCATGATGGCCGGTGGCAAAATCGATGCGGCCGGAGCGTCGGATAAGGACACGCGAGAGATTCGGGATCTGTTGGTGACAAGAATTCTGGTCGAGCTGGGACTCGAAGAGGCAGAGGCCGTTTCTCTTGGCAATCTGAGGAATGCGTCGCGAGGCTCCCGAACGGCTGATTGACAAGGGTATGCCGATCGTTTAAGGTACGTTGCTGCTTGAATCCAGAACAAGAGGAGTCATATGCGTACTGATGGTCGTGGGGCCGAATCCCTCAGAGCGATAAAAATCACCCGCAATTATCTCAAACATGCCGAAGGGGCCGTACTTGTGGAGTTCGGAGATACCAAGGTTATCTGTACCGCCTCGGTGGAAGAGAGTGTTCCTCCCTTTCTGCGCGGAAAAGGGAGCGGATGGGTGACGGCTGAGTATTCCATGCTCCCCCGTGCAACCCATAGCCGCTCGTCTCGGGAAGCCGCACGGGGGAAGATCGGTGGGAGGACCCACGAGATTCAGCGTTTGATCGGACGGTCCCTTCGGGCCGTCATGGATTTGACGCTTCTCGGCGAAAGGTCGGTGTTGATAGACTGTGACGTAATCCAGGCCGATGGAGGCACCAGGACCGCTTCCATTACCGGGGCCTATGTTGCCCTTGTTGATGCGCTTCAGTGGCTGGTTGACCGTGGGGCACTCGCGTCGCTGCCGATCAGGGAGGCAGTCGCGGCCGTAAGCGTCGGGATCGTTGATGGTACCGCTCTGCTTGATCTTGACTACCGCGAGGACTCTTCCGCCGAGGTTGACATGAACTTTGTCATGACTTCTTCGAACCGGTTCGTGGAGGTTCAAGGGACGGCCGAAGCCGAGCCTTTTACGTGTGAGCAGATGGATGCCATGCGTAATCTGGCCATGGCGGGAATTCGGCAGCTCTTCGTCGTTCAGCAAGAGGCACTGCGGCAATGAAGCAACTGGTTGTCGCAACTCGCAACAGGGGTAAATTGAAGGAGTTCGAGCAACTGCTGTCCGGCATGGGGTTTTTGCTCCTCTCTTCAGCAGATTTCCCGGATCTCCCTGACGTGGTCGAGGATGGCGAAACATTCGAGGCGAATGCCGTCAAGAAGGCCCGGGTAGCGGCGCAGGCCACGGGGGTGATGGCACTTGCCGATGATTCCGGCCTTGCTGTCGATGCCCTGGGAGGGGAGCCCGGGGTCTACTCGGCCCGGTATGCCGGTGAATCGGCCACCGACGAACAGAACAACATGAAGCTGTTACAGGCCTTGGCAAATACCCCGCCCTCTGAAAGGAGCGCCGCGTTCCATTGCGTTATCGCCCTCTGCTGCCCCGACGGGAGATGCGAGTCGTTCAAAGGCACGCTTTCGGGGGTGTTGCTCACAGAGGAGAGGGGGACGGAAGGGTTTGGCTACGATCCACTGTTTCTGGTTCCTGCTTTCGATAAGACCCTTGCCGAACTTTCACTGGATGAAAAAAACCAGGTCAGTCATCGGGGGAGGGCTTTGAACGCTCTCAAGGAGTATCTGGCTGCTGGCGGGTCCGTATAAAAATGCTTGCATGGCGAAACGTGATGTGCTAGTTATACAAATTCCACGGGGTGTAGCGCAGCCTGGCTAGCGCACCTGCCTTGGGAGCAGGGGGTCGGAGGTTCGAATCCTCTCACCCCGACCAACTCTGCGCCTGTAGCTCAGCTGGATAGAGCAACGGACTTCTAATCCGTAGGTCAGAGGTTCGAATCCTCTCAGGCGTGCCAATCCCAATATGGTGGCTATGGTGAAGCGGTTAACACTAACGACTGTGACTCGTTCATGCGTGGGTTCGAATCCCACTAGCCACCCCAATTAACAGAGAGCCCCGTGACAAACGGGGCTTATTCGTATGTGCAGGAAGCTTGTGCGAGAGTGGCGGAACTGGCAGACGCACTGGACTTAGGATCCAGCGGGCAACCGTAGGGGTTCGACTCCCCTCTCTCGCACCAACCATGTGGACTGAAAGACATCCCGCCCCAGAGCCAACTCGACTCCGCAAAGGTTTAGTTATATCCTCCAGGCAAACAAATTTTCTGCAATCTAATCCACAAGAGAGGTCGACTCATGACAAGTACCGTTGAAGCACTCAGCACTGTAAAGAAAAAAATCACTTTCGACGTTCCCGCCGAACGGGTTGCTGCGGAAATCGAGAAGGTTTTTGCGCAAATCCGTAAGCGCGCCGCCATCAAAGGGTTCCGGAAGGGTAAGGTTCCCCAGGCGCTCGTTGAGAAGCATTATGCGGATATGATGGAAAATGACGTTTTGAAAAACATCTTCGACGAGACGTATTTCAAGGCTCTTGCCGAACACAAGATTTTCCCTGTTTCGCATCCGGTTATCGAGAGTGACGAGATAAAGCGCGGAGCCCCTCTCA contains:
- the cdaA gene encoding diadenylate cyclase CdaA; this translates as MPDSLQLFEWRDLVDIAVVAFIIYRLILLLKGGVAVRLLFVLASLALLLSFSRLAGLETFQWLLDSFFGSLVLILVLVFQSDIRRSLVTLGRSRPARGVDQDEASEVLDELVGAMTDLSSRRHGALVIVEREMGLMPYVQTGTEIDAKITSEILTSIFLPYSPIHDGAVIVRKGKLTRAGCFLPLSQNPNISKSLGTRHRAALGLTELTDAVALVVSEETGMMSVSSGGKLTPVADAGALRKLLRRLLERRWLT
- a CDS encoding YbbR-like domain-containing protein, with product MKWADLTRHAEIKLLSLVLAGTLWISVAGNRTAEMTLTVPLSARALPAGLAVARMEHDGLQVTLSGPKILLLKLRGEKIIMPLDMGGLKEGRVLFAGFDRSLPLPREVRVTRVYPASVEVLLVRSPAEKNP
- the glmM gene encoding phosphoglucosamine mutase, with the protein product MKKLFGTDGVRGVANVYPMTTEMAMQIGRAAAYLFKNGNRRHRIVIGKDTRLSGYMLENALVAGICSMGVDVLLVGPLPTPGIANITSSMRADAGVVISASHNPFQDNGIKFFSRDGFKLPDEIELKIEDLIFSKKIDSLRPIATEVGKAYRIDDAVGRYVVFLKNTFPKELDLTGMKIVLDCANGAAYKVAPAVLEELGAEVIPYGVKPNGSNINAGCGSLHPEVISEAVKGHRADLGIALDGDADRVIFVDEFGNEVDGDHIMAICATDMLKNKTLHKNTLVATVMSNMGLDIAVKRGGGKVVKTAVGDRYVVEEMLKEGYNLGGEQSGHMIFLDHNTTGDGMLSALQVLAIMRRTGRTLSELAEVMIPLPQVLVNVRVAEKKDIRTIPEVASLIGDIEGKLGDEGRILIRYSGTEPLLRIMLEGQDKYHITGWAKEIADLVEQKIGGK
- a CDS encoding pyridoxine 5'-phosphate synthase translates to MAKLGVNIDHVATIRQARGGAEPDPVAAAALAEMAGADGITVHLREDRRHIQDRDLKLLRQTVKTRLNLEMAATEEMVGIALTLKPDMCTLVPEKRQELTTEGGLDVRLNMSGLAEAVGRLQDGGIVVSLFIDPDPDQVKAASKIGADYIEIHTGTFAEARDWKSERAELERIENAIKLGTKLGLGINAGHGLNYSNIRKVAALGGIEEFNIGHSIISRAVFAGLDRAVRDMVDLVKYA
- a CDS encoding holo-[acyl-carrier-protein] synthase; the encoded protein is MIFGTGVDIVDITRFERLLGEGNERLFGRLFTEHEREYCAGKARSAQHYALRFAAKEAFLKACGLGLREGMTWHDVEVVSDRLGKPELRLHGRALAIFTDLELAKTFVALSHDGNFAVAMVVLERS
- a CDS encoding bifunctional ADP-dependent NAD(P)H-hydrate dehydratase/NAD(P)H-hydrate epimerase; translation: MKVVTGEVMQEMDRRTIREYGVPGLVLMENAGRGCADAIKATFGLQGPGKILVVAGKGNNGGDGYVIARLLREEGWLVKTIVLAERDEITGDARANLDRLAPAAVVFSPAPSGLAPWHTDLEQATVVVDALLGTGLRSEVQGVYAEAISLMNGCGKPVVAVDIPSGIDAATGTVLGVAVKAALTVTFALAKRGHVLFPGVDHCGILRVVDIGIPGELAEGAPGIEYVDRRAARLLVHRRERNAHKGSFGHCLIIAGSTGKSGAAAMAANSAVRSGAGLVTLAAPAALNTVLEIKTTEAMTFPLDDGGRGLLDETVLPLVMQAAAGKGSVAIGPGLSWAPETACLVRQLVSEIEAPLVVDADGLNALSEQIDVLKGKRSPVVVLTPHPGEMARLAGLSTVEVEANRLGVAREFAARYGVYLLLKGARTVVAAPDGRIAINGSGNPGMASGGMGDVLTGVLSALLGQGYEAFDACCLGVFIHGHAADIVAAEKGEIGMSAVDVQEHLPWAFNNLIMQTGE
- a CDS encoding CBS domain-containing protein, which produces MLKVRDIMTTEVVTVRLETGIRELAEIFTTRRIGSVPVVDGAGNLVGIVTESDLIEQDRNLHIPTVVSLFDWVFYVESEKKFEKELLKMTGQTVADIYTGTAETVTPETSVSDVADIMSTKKVHTLPVVEGTKLVGIVSRIDLIKTMVK